GGTAGCGCTTTTTCGCCGCTTGGATAATTGGTTCGCTAATATCAAGCCCGGTGTAATTCACCTTCGTATCGGTTAAAGCATCTAGTAAGCGCCCGTTGCCGCATCCCAAATCTAAAATCTTTGCGCCAGTCGGCACAAATTCAATAAAATCACTAAATTCTGGCCAAGCGAACCGGCGTGAATCATTAAAAAAATCACTTACCTGCTCGTAAGCTAACTTATTTTGCTGTAAAATATTTTTGACTACACTTTTTTTCATGAACCAAGCTCAATTAAAAAATATCATAACCAATTTGTCTAAAACCCGAATTAAAAATCGGGAGAATTTTAATACCTTAGTTAAACGTTACGCCGGTAGCTACCAAGAACCCTCGCCACTTAATTCTGAACTTTTACAAGCTTATCGTCAACTGGTCAAGTCAAAAAAAATTAAACCAAGCAAAGGCTTAGAAAAGCACTTACAGAAACGCTCGGTGCGAAGCATGTCCGGAGTAGCCGTAATTACCTGCCTCACTAAACCAATGGGCTGTCCGCACACGTGCGTGTTTTGCCCGACCGAAGACCGCATGCCCAAAAGTTATTTATCTAATGAGCCGGCGGTGATGCGCGCGCTGATGAATCAATGGGATCCATACCGCCAAGTTAAAACTCGACTGAAAGCGCTTAGTCGGCACGGCCACGCGACTGACAAAATCGAACTGATTGTGATTGGGGGCACCTGGTCGGCACATCCCAAACGTTATCAAGCATGGTACGTCAAAAGATTGCTGGACGCATTAAATGGTAAAACTAGCACAACCTTACTACAAGCCCAAAAGTTAAATGAAAAAGCTTCGCACCGCTGCGTCGGGCTGACGTTGGAAACCCGGCCGGATTGGATTGATGAAGCTGAAATTAAACAGCTACGTAAACTCGGTTGCACGCGAGTAGAAATTGGCATTCAAAATCCACGCGATGACATTTTAAAATTATCTCGCCGTGGCCACGGTGTGAAAGAAATTGTTCAAGCCACAAAACTATTAAAAGAAGCTGGGTTTAAAATTTGTTACCATACTATGCCGCAACTGCCCGGAAGCACCCCCGCGATTGATTTGCAAATGTACAAAGATTTGTACGGCAAAGAAAAATTTCAACCAGATTTGGTAAAAATTTATCCAACCGCGGTAGTTAAAACTGCAGAACTATATGACTGGATGAAGCGCGGAGACTACACGCCTTATTCCGACGCTAAGTTAAAAACAGTGTTGAAAAAAGCGAAGTTACTTACTCCTGAATATGTCAGAATTGTGAGATTAATTCGCGACATCCCGGCTGAATCAATTGAAGGCGGAAACAAAATAACCAACTTAAGACAATTGATTAGCTATGAATTGAAAAAAGAAAGCAAGGCATGCCAATGCATCCGTTGTCGGGAAGTCGGGCATCAATCAGAAAATAAAAAATCGCTTGGGCAACCCATTAAACTAAGAGTTAAAAAGTACCGGGCGTCAGGCGGTACTGAATACTTTATCAGCTTCGCAAGCCAAGACAACGCTATATTGTACGCCTACGTCAGGCTACGAATTAACGACGAATCCAAAGACCACCATCTGCAAGAATTACGCAACGCGGCGCTGATTAGAGAAATTCACACTTACGGCCCGCACGTAAAATTGGGCGAGTCAGGCATGATCCAGCACACTGGCCTTGGCAAAAAATTAATGGCCGAAGCTGAATACATCGCTGGACAAGAAAATCGTAAGCGTATTAAGGCTAAAAAATCTTCTATTGCAAAAGTGGCTGTGATTGCCGCTGCCGGAGTGCGCGAATATTACCGCAAGCTAGGGTACCGCCTGGACGGCACGTATATGAGCAAGAGGCTATTAGCAACTGGCAAGTAGCATGTCCCCTCTTATTTTAAGAGGGGACAGAACCTGCGCTAAAGCGAAACACAGTGCAGGACAGTTCTGTACCGAGCTCCGCTCTGGTACAGGGGGAGTTACTAAATGTCATCTTGAGCGAAGCGTTAGCGGAGCCGAAAGATCTCACACATATATAACCCTACGTATGAGATTTCTCCACTCGCCTATGGCTCGGTCGAAATGACAAATTAAACAACTCCCCTAGTGCCCATGAGGAAAAGTTTTACGGAACCTATATGGTCAAAGAACATAAGTACTATTTAATGGCCGATATACTTACGGAAAAGTAGTATAAGCAATAACGGGCCATATACCTTCTCTCCGATTCGGAGAGGGAACGACCGATTAACTTCTTCGCGATATGAAAGCGGTGTGCTAAAATGAATTTATTATAAAAGTAATCTAAAACCATGGAATATCTCAAAAATCAAGATCAGGAGGTCGTTGATATACTTAATCGTGAATTGGAGCGAATCAGGGGTGGTGTGGAATTAATACCTTCTGAAAATTTCGTCTCCCGGGCAGTGATGGAAGCGATGGGCACAATTATGACGAACAAGTATTCTGAAGGTTATCCAGGTAAGCGTTATTATGGCGGTAATGAACATGTTGATGAAGTTGAAAACTTGGCAATTGAACGCGCCAAACAACTTTTCGGCGCTGAACACGTTAATGTCCAACCCTACAGCGGTTCCCCGGCCAACATGGCGGTCTTTTTTGCACTCATGAATCCCGGCGATACGTTCATGGGGTTAGACCTCAATGCTGGCGGGCACCTAACCCATGGTTCCGCAGTAAATTTTTCCGGCCGCTTATTTAAATGCGAACCTTATAATGTCAGACCAGACACCGGATATTTAGACATGGATGAGATTCGCGAGCAGGCCAAGCGAATCAGGCCCAAAATGATTTTATCGGGACTAACTGCCTATCCGCGGGAAATTGATTTTAAAGCCTTTCAAAAAATTGCCGATGAGGTTGGGGCTTACCACTTTGCCGATATTTCACACATTGCGGGATTGATAGCTGGCAGTGTCCATCAAAGCCCAGTGCCGCATTGCGATGTCGTAACCACAACTACCCACAAAACATTGCGCGGACCGCGTGGCGCGATAATTATGTCTAAACTTGAAGACAAATATCATGATAAGCTCCGTCCGGACGAAAAGAAAAATTTAGCCCAGTTAATTGATTTTCACGTTTTCCCGGGCATGCAAGGCGGCCCCCATGATCACATCACTACAGCTAAAGCGGTCGCGTTTAAAGAAGCGCTAAAACCGTCGTTTAAAAATTACGCGCAACAAATCGTTAAAAACGCTAAGCGTTTATCAGAAGAACTGATGAGCCGAGACATTGCTTTAACCAGCAATGGAACTGACAATCACTTAATGGTCATTGATTTAACCAAGTCAGATTTAACCGGGCAAGGTAAAGACATCCAAGACGCTCTTGATGTGGTCGGAATTTTTACGAATAAAAATACTGTCCCCTATGAGCCGGCAAGCCCGTTTAAGCCTTCCGGTATTCGCATTGGAACTCCAGCCATTACTACCCGAGGACTAATTGAAGATGACATGGTTGTGATTGCCGACGGCATTGCAAAAATTATCAAAAATCATAAAAGTGAAAGCGTTAGAGGCGATGTCAAAAAATCAATCACCGAGCTGTGTGATAAATACCCGCTGTACCCTAAGCTAAAATATTAAAATGCCAAAGCCTAGCCTATCAACAACCTACGGCCAAGCCATTAAGCGGATAAGCAAAGGCAGCGGCATGCCTACTCAATCTTTTATTAAGGCGCTCGGTGATGAAATTCCCGAACTTAAACATAGTTCATACCGACCACCTTCAGAACATAAAATTAAGGCCGGCTTAAAAAAACTAGAAGCCAAAAGGGCGGCCGGAGAGCTTTCGCCAACAGTGGAGCGAGGGTTAAGAAAATACGGCCTACATGACATTAGCTCAACGGTCAGGCAATCAAAAAATGCCGCTAGATTGACCAAGGCGGATTTGGCTGATACTTCTCAAGACGTAAAAATTGAAGAGCAAATCGCCCAAGAATCAGGCGGGGCTACAAGGGCTGCGGATGTTTCTGATCCCCTTGCCGAGCGCCACAAAACTGAATTTAAAAGCGCGGCTCGGGCTTCAGCCCAAGCTCAAAATAGAAAACAACCTGATTTTAAAACTGCCCAACGGCAATCTTATTCCAGTATTTCAGACGTGCCCCAAAAATCACAAAAAAAGGATGAACTTGAATCTCCGAAACCAAAAATACGCATACCCGGCAAAAATAATCTATTCGTTGATGAGGCTGAATTAGAGGATATGGACATTGGCTAAAATATGTCTTTCTCGATTGGCATTGTCGGGCTGCCTAACGTTGGCAAATCAACTCTGTTCAAAGCGCTAACTAAAGTCCAAGTTGACGCTTCTAATTTTCCCTTTTGTACGATTGAGCCTAATGTTGGAGTTGTCGCGGTCCCCGACGTGCGATTGGAAAAATTATCTCAAGTTTCTAAATCCAAAAAAACTATCCCCACCACAATTGAATTTGTGGATATTGCCGGACTCGTGGCCGGTGCGCACAAGGGAGAAGGTTTAGGCAACAAATTTTTGGCTCATATTCGCGATGTTGACGCGATTGCGGAAGTGGTCCGAAATTTTGCTGATGCAAATGTCACTCACGTGGGCGGAAAAATTGATCCTGAAGCCGATAAAAAAACTATTGGCATTGAATTAATTTTAGCTGATATTCAAACTTTGGAAAAAGTTAGCGTTAAATTAGAAAAAGAAGCGCGCGGGCAAGATAAACAAGCCACTAAGAAATTGAGCATTGTTAAAAAAACTTTAGAGGCATTAAATAATGAGCAATTTGTTAACTCAGTTGAGCTTGATCCAGAAGAACGAAACTTACTCAAAGAGTATAATTTGCTAACACTCAAACCAATTATTTATATTTTAAATGTTGATGAAGCTGATATTGAAAAGGCGCATGATGGCTACGTCACTGTCTCGGCAAAAATCGAATCAGAAATTGCGGAGCTAAGCGATGCGGAGATAAAAGAATATCTAGATTCCATGAACTTAAAACAAACCGGCCTAGATAGATTAATTAGCGCGGCTTATAAAATTTTAAATTTAGACACTTTTTTCACTTCTGGACCGGAAGAATCGCGCGCTTGGACAATTACTAAAGGCACCAAGGCGCCCCAAGCGGCCGGGGCTATTCATACGGATTTTGAAAGAGGATTTATCCGAGCTGAAATTATCAATTGGGAAGACTTTGTTAGTTTGGGCGGAGAACCTCAAGCCCGAGAAGCTGGCAAATTGAGAACTGAAGGCAGAGATTACATTGTCAAGGACGGCGATGTATGCCATTTTCTATTTAATTAAATTAGGTGTATAATATAAATATGCAACTGGATAAGCAAAATAATGAAATAAAGAAACTGCAACGTAAAATCAGGCTTTTATTTATTTTAATGCCGGTTCTTTTTATTATTAGTTTTGCCTTATATGGTTACGGCGCGGTACAGGGCAACTACAATAAACAGACGGGCGACCAACTAACCGCTGCCGACTGGAACACATTGACTACAGATTTTGAGATTTCTTGGCAGGATGTTAATTTAACTGACAATGCGTCCTTTGACGTTAATTGCGAATATCGCATGAGTATATCCGGTGACACCTCACGTGCGTATGCTCATGTGGTGTCACCTTCCGGACTTATTTTTGAAACTTCATCGGCCTCCTTTAGGCTAGCTAGCATCCCCGCAAACGAAAAAGGATTTTTAGATATCGTTGAAGACGGAAATACAGCTAATATTATCCTCAACAACCCCTTTGCTGTTTCCAGCATCCAAAAACTTTGCCCTACATAGTAAAGACGTTAATTTCCCTTACCACTTTTTGATCAACGCGGCTATAAACTAGCGGCGTTTTGTTTTGTTTAACCCATCCGTCGCCTTGAAGGGTTGGCATGATATTCATTTTTACCTCGCGATTTTTATGCTTGAAAATTGGAAATATAATTACAACCCGACCCCCTTTTTTTAAAACTTTTTTAAATTCATCAAAGGCGTTCAAATAAAGCTGCTCCAGCTCGGCCATTTCTTTACTTAAGCTATCCGTAGATTCGTTACCTTTTTTTGGTTTACCTAAATAAGGCTCAGAAATTATAGCGTCAACTGAATTTTTGTTAACAAAGGTAGAAATAGCTTCAGCCGGGGAATTAAAAAGCTTGAGGCTGGCTTTAATTTTGTATTTATCTTTTAGCCAAGCTAAATTGTTTTCCGTATCTTTAATTGCTTTTTCAGAGATATCGCTACCAACTACATTTTGATAGCCCATTAAAATTGCCTCTTGTAACATAGTCCCCGATCCGCAAAAAGGATCTAAGATGTTGGCATTTAGGGCGGTTTGAGACAGGTTAATCATAATTTTAGCTAGTTTCGGCGGCATTGAGCCAGAAAGCATATCTCGTTTCGGCCGGCCATAATCACGCTCGCTAAACGCTTTAAAATCTTGCACTGCGATAGTGCGGCCCCAATACCCGATGGGTTCTCCCCCTTTTGAAGGGGGAGATAAAGAGGGGGTTGATACTACTATAATTTCAGAACCATTGGCGAGCAATTTATTTTTCTCAACTATAACTGACGACAATTGTTTTTCCTTTGACGTTACCAGCCGAGAACTAACACCTTTTTCTTTTAGTTGTTTTTTTATAGCCAGGCCAATTTTTTTATCTTCTGTGCCATACCAGCTAAAGCCAAAAAATATTTTCTTAGATTTATCAGCATTGTTCAAAATCATCTGCTCAATATTTTCCGCACTAAATTCTTGATCCGAAGCTTGGGCAATTTTTATTGTACCGCCCAATCGTTCAATCGCCTGCCTAGGGCTAATTTCCCCCTCCACGATTAATACCGGGGGTTCAAATGACAACTTTTTAAGCCTTGGCCAAACTGCAAACACTTCCGCTTTACAAAGTTCATGATTTCGACCTAGTATAAAGATATATTTCGCCATGATGAAATTATAACATACAAAACTATGCCTGAAACTGAATCATTTGAACCAAGCCAAAATGATGAACTAGAAGGGGCTCGTGAAAAACTTCAAGCTTTGGTTGAAGAAAATTTTACTCAATTTGCCCAAATTACCAATGAAATGAAAGAAATAGCCGAGAGGTTAAACCGTCGAAAACCAGCGAAAATTTTAGATACGGAGATAGCGGCAATGGAGCAATTTGCTGGGGTTAAAAAATGATCTTTTGCATCAAATTGCCGGTGCTAATTCCAA
The nucleotide sequence above comes from Candidatus Buchananbacteria bacterium CG10_big_fil_rev_8_21_14_0_10_42_9. Encoded proteins:
- a CDS encoding serine hydroxymethyltransferase (catalyzes the reaction of glycine with 5,10-methylenetetrahydrofolate to form L-serine and tetrahydrofolate), with product MEYLKNQDQEVVDILNRELERIRGGVELIPSENFVSRAVMEAMGTIMTNKYSEGYPGKRYYGGNEHVDEVENLAIERAKQLFGAEHVNVQPYSGSPANMAVFFALMNPGDTFMGLDLNAGGHLTHGSAVNFSGRLFKCEPYNVRPDTGYLDMDEIREQAKRIRPKMILSGLTAYPREIDFKAFQKIADEVGAYHFADISHIAGLIAGSVHQSPVPHCDVVTTTTHKTLRGPRGAIIMSKLEDKYHDKLRPDEKKNLAQLIDFHVFPGMQGGPHDHITTAKAVAFKEALKPSFKNYAQQIVKNAKRLSEELMSRDIALTSNGTDNHLMVIDLTKSDLTGQGKDIQDALDVVGIFTNKNTVPYEPASPFKPSGIRIGTPAITTRGLIEDDMVVIADGIAKIIKNHKSESVRGDVKKSITELCDKYPLYPKLKY
- a CDS encoding tRNA uridine(34) 5-carboxymethylaminomethyl modification radical SAM/GNAT enzyme Elp3, with product MNQAQLKNIITNLSKTRIKNRENFNTLVKRYAGSYQEPSPLNSELLQAYRQLVKSKKIKPSKGLEKHLQKRSVRSMSGVAVITCLTKPMGCPHTCVFCPTEDRMPKSYLSNEPAVMRALMNQWDPYRQVKTRLKALSRHGHATDKIELIVIGGTWSAHPKRYQAWYVKRLLDALNGKTSTTLLQAQKLNEKASHRCVGLTLETRPDWIDEAEIKQLRKLGCTRVEIGIQNPRDDILKLSRRGHGVKEIVQATKLLKEAGFKICYHTMPQLPGSTPAIDLQMYKDLYGKEKFQPDLVKIYPTAVVKTAELYDWMKRGDYTPYSDAKLKTVLKKAKLLTPEYVRIVRLIRDIPAESIEGGNKITNLRQLISYELKKESKACQCIRCREVGHQSENKKSLGQPIKLRVKKYRASGGTEYFISFASQDNAILYAYVRLRINDESKDHHLQELRNAALIREIHTYGPHVKLGESGMIQHTGLGKKLMAEAEYIAGQENRKRIKAKKSSIAKVAVIAAAGVREYYRKLGYRLDGTYMSKRLLATGK
- a CDS encoding redox-regulated ATPase YchF, with the translated sequence MSFSIGIVGLPNVGKSTLFKALTKVQVDASNFPFCTIEPNVGVVAVPDVRLEKLSQVSKSKKTIPTTIEFVDIAGLVAGAHKGEGLGNKFLAHIRDVDAIAEVVRNFADANVTHVGGKIDPEADKKTIGIELILADIQTLEKVSVKLEKEARGQDKQATKKLSIVKKTLEALNNEQFVNSVELDPEERNLLKEYNLLTLKPIIYILNVDEADIEKAHDGYVTVSAKIESEIAELSDAEIKEYLDSMNLKQTGLDRLISAAYKILNLDTFFTSGPEESRAWTITKGTKAPQAAGAIHTDFERGFIRAEIINWEDFVSLGGEPQAREAGKLRTEGRDYIVKDGDVCHFLFN